The stretch of DNA GGAACGCTGGCGGACGAGCCGGGGAGACCTCCGGGGAGGAGGAGCGGGGGTGGTGGGGACCGCGGGCCGCTGGCGGCCGGAGCAGGAGCCCAGACGGCGGGGGTGCAGGGGCCGCACGGCGCGGGCGCCTCCTGGCCCAGCCCGGCGCTGTCCATGGTGCTGCCGGCGGCCGGCTCGGACACCAGGGGGTAGAGCAGGCCGCCGCCGACCTCATCTCCGCGCCGAAGGAGCTGGCTCACGCCGGGCAGGCAGCTGCGGAAGCCCGACGGGTGCTCGGCTCCGCTGGGCACAGGCCAGAGCCCTGTGGGGAAGAGCGGACGAGAGaaacagggaggggaggggaggggaggggaagaggggagggagagggaaggagggaagaagggtgtTGACGCAGGGAAGAGGAGGGCGGAGAGGTCAGACGACCCGAACGTCTCCCCCGGGGTCCAAACCTCCTACCACCCAGATCGCAATCGCACAGCCAGCCTGGGCTTTACTGCTCCTCCCTCGACCCCTAGCGAGCTGGCGCCCCCTCCTCACCAGCTGCCCACCTGCCTCCGAGCAGtcctctttatttttgagatgggggtcttgctgtcttgttatgttgccaggctggtctcaaaagcCCAGGCTCAAGAGGTCCTTGAGGCATCCCTGGCTCTGATCCCACAAGCCTCCCCCTACTCCCTCCAGCCCTCCCCTGTACCTTGCAAGGAGTTCTGAAGGCTTCTCATGTACTTCACGCTCAACTCCAGGATGTCGGCCTTCTCCAACTTGCGCTTCCGGATCTACCCCACCATGGAAAGGTCTATTAGGCGGGGCTCCCGAGGTGGAGACAGGGAGGTTGGGATCGtatcacccccccccccccccacgctGCCTGAGTCTCACCTGGTGCGAGTAGTGTTTCTCCAGCAGCGACTTCAGCTGCTCCAGGGACACGTTGATGCGTGCTCGTCGCTTTTTCTCCATCAGTGGCTTGGAGATCTGCAGATGAACAGCCTTCAGAGTGTGTGTGGGACTGCCACCCTCCTGCCCTCTGCTCCCCCACCTCGTGGGGAAGGGCGCCTGCCCCTCAACCCTCAAGACCCCAGACCTTTCGAAAGTTGCCAGGGAGGCTGCCCCGGGCAGCAGGCTCCGTGCCCATGTTGCAGTCCATGCACCAGTGCGAGGCAGTGCTGCCTTTATAGGGACCCTCGTTTACATGTCAATGAGGCCCTCTGGACTCTAGAAACCTCGAGGAGGAGGGGACCAAGGGAAGACGCATCGGGAAGTTCCCCACCTCCTTCCCTCAGCCCCCTCCCATAGCCCAGGCTTCTTCTCACCTTCAGGATCGCCCCCCCCACCTCCCGAGGGACCcccccttctcctttctctgtcttttccttaTCTCTCTGGCCTCCACCACTTCCCAAGTCTGAGGACCCCTACCATGTCCACCCCCTCCACGCCCATCCTGTCCCAATTCCTGTAAGTTCTCCAGTCCCACTTGCCAAGTCCTTGATACCCTGGAGTGCAAGCATTCCGGGGGCCACCTACTGGGGAGGTACCTGGGCCAGCTGGCCACAGGCTGCCACATGACTATGACAGGGCTCTGGGCTCCCTCGGGACTGACGATGCCAAGGTGACGCCTCTCTGTGCACTTCATGCTCTGGCCATACCCGCAACGCCGCATTAGTTGCCCTAAATGTCGGCACAATGCAGCAATTTTCTGCCTGTGGCTGCTCAAAGCCGGGCACAAGCCAAGCCCGCGGGGGCCACACAGCAACGTGTGTCCCATTAAAGCGTGCAGCCCGCCCTCGGGGCCACAGCCAGTCTCATCCTTGCTGGGGCCTTGGGCTTGGGAGGGGTCCTGGTGGGGGTGTAGCCTGGGTCCCATGTTCTCTGACACTGCTAGAATCCAACGCAGACTTCTCCCAGGAGGCAGGTGGGGTGAACACGacttcctcccccttccccacagcCCTGGGCTTCCAGGCTGGGTGGCTTTGGTGGCAGACCCTCTCCCCATGGAGAAGCACTGGAAGTCCACTCCCATGAGCCTGCTGTCAGCTCCACGCACAGGTGGTGGTGGCAGGAGGCCACTGACATTCTGGGAAGAGCTCCAGGCCACACTTCGAGAGGCCCAGGGCCCACACCCCAATCCATGATTCAAACTATGGGGGACCCATTGGAGGAGGTGCCTGGAGCACTCGCCCCAGGATGGGTTAGGCCCTACAGCAAGGCTCTGGGGCCATCCCCCTGGTTGAACTCCAGGAGGCTGAACTGTAGTCGCTGTGATGGACAGGAAGGCTGACCTCCAGGAAGTCCCTGGGTTCAAACCTAGACATCTCCCATGGGCCCTTAGTTTTGGGGTTTGTAAAATGGTATTCTGAACAATGCAGCCCCCATTGCTTCTGAGGGTGACAGGGAAGTCGCAAAAATTCTGCAGCTGAGCCCTGTGGCAGAGGAATGAACAAACCGGCCTCTGTGTAGGGACTCAGGGTGGGGTGCGCCCCCCAGCGCTGTCAAGCCGGGGTATCTCCCCCCAGCCCGCCCCCGCCTACCCTCCCCAGGATAGCGGCGTTCCCAGGCGCCAAGCAGCGTGGAGAATCGCGCCACGCCCTCCCCCTTTCAGGCCgaggcagcagcaacagcagctctGGGGCTCTCTCCATCTCGGGCCGCAGGGCCCGCGGGCCAGATCCGGGCCGACCCGGGCCTGGGAGGGCAGCGGGGGCCGAGGCCAGGCGGCGGGCGCTGGCACGCGCCGGCAGCTTTGAAGCTCCAGGACCAGCCGGGCCGGGGCGTCCTCCGTGCGACTCGCTCCGAGCTTGGGATGGTGGCGGCGCGGTACAAAGGCACCGCGGGGCGGGCGGGCGGCGCGGCCTGGCACAAAGGGGGCAGTCGAGTGTTAAGGGCATTGTGCGGGCCCCACAAAGCGgcgcccgcccccgccccctcGGGGCCAAACTCCGGGCGCCCCGCAGGGCGCGGACTTCCAGCTGCTGCACATCTGCACAGAGGCCTGGCGCGCGCCGGGCCCCGGCGGGCCCCCCTTCCCCGCGTTCTCGAGCTGCGGGGCAGCGGGGCAATTTGTCCTCTAATTACAATCCTTCCCTGTAAACCGCCGCCCGCGCCTTTCAACTCGGGTGCATTAGCAAACCAATGGCCCTCCTCGCAGCTCTCGCGGCCCGCAGCTGGGTGCCCGGCCCGCCCCCTCTCCTGAATCCGGGCCGCCATAAAGGGGCCCCGGGgctgcccccgcccccgcccgaaCCGCGACACCCGCCGTTCCCAGGGCCACCACCCCTCCCAAGCCCGTCCCCTGGGATTCCAATCGCACTGGGTGGGGCCGCTCACGTGGATGGCTCAGTGTTTCTTAAGCAGTGGAAAATTGACCGCAAAATGCGCTAATTCGCAATGTTCTGCTTTGGCTGCAGGAGGCAAGGCCCGCCTTAAGGCCTGGGCGGAATTCTCAGGCGTCGCTCCGCCCTGGTCCACTGAATGGACTTCCGCCTCCGCGgccccccccaccccaaccccgaCACTGCCCGCCGCGCTGCTTGTCCTGTGGCCCGTTTTCGGGCAGGGGTCTCCCCACCTGGAATGATCCCCCTACTTTCTGGCGCCCCCACTCGTGGCTCCTCCATCACAAACAGCCTCCTTGGTTCGCTACTCGCCTTACACTGGCCGAGGGTCGCGCAGGATCAAAGTGGAGAGAGAGACTGGTGCGACTTCCACCCTCCCCTTTTCCGAGCTCTGAGCCGGGTTTCTCCCCACCAGGGCCTCTTTACCCTCACTTCTTGCTCCTCTCTCTGGGCAGCCACTTCCCCTACTAAGTTAAAGTCATTGTGCTTTGCATCTGGCAAGGTCATTGGGAAAGACAGCAGACTAGTCTGTACAGGGACCGTTCCTGGAAACCCAGGCTGAAGACTCGGGGtccaccctccaccccagcctGTCACGCTGCTTACAAGCCCTGAGTCTGGGCATCCTAGCACAGCCTCAGGCAGGCCTGGCTCCAGAGGGGCTCACACAGACCAGGAGGTATTTTCAGAGCTGGAGGGGGAGTGGCAGTAGGTTCACCCTGTCCTCTGAGGGCAAGCAGGACAAAGCACTCTCGGGCTGCCAGGAAGGGCATGGACCAACTTAGAAGCGGGGCTTACGCAAGCTGGGATGTAGGCCACCAACTCCCTTTCCATCTTTAGCATCTGGGGTCCCCAAGGCAGCCTGGAAAGGAGCACAGGTCCAGGAGGAGAAGTGGGGAGACCCAGGCCCCCCTCTGCTCattcaaggaaaaaaactttCTTCTATAACTCCTGAGGGCTCTTCGAGCCTCCAGGGCTGCTCAGGGCCCCTCCCGTCTCATGTTGGGGAATTTAACACAGAAAGTGACAAGTGTCTGTGCCACTCCTTCCCTCATTTGGTTTTCCTGAgtttggcaaaataaaaaataaaaaaaagaaaaaagaaaaaaagaatattatgtcAGGTCTGGAACCAAGTAGGAAGAGGTTTTCGGGCCCCAGGACAAGCGCCCTACCTGCCGCCCATCCCAGAGGATAGCCCTGTGGCTCCGGGCGGCCGCCCCTTCCCTTCTGCACTTCCAGGGGTTTGAACCAGTGCTAACTGGTGAGTGCTGCACAGGCTACTGTGGATGCAGGTGACTGGAGGGAGAAATCTGTTGTCCCCCTCTGCAGATGCATTTCAAAGTGAAATGAAGTGACTGCTCCATGTAATTAACTATTGGGACACACAGCAAAAGCACTGAAATGACTCAGCCAATTGTCTCCAGATGCGGTTGGAGAGGCTGCGATTGTTTAACTCTCTTTAGCTGTGTTGGGACTCCCACTAGCCCAGCAGACAAGGGCCCTTGAGATGACAAAGGCTGGGACTCCAGTGAGTGCATCAACGCTGACCTGGCCCAGCTCGGGGAGAGTGAGTTCAGAAAGACCCCCATTGCCCCAGGCTTTTGTGTTTCTCCCCAGCTGGCTctaatctttaaatatttacccGGCCCCTTTGTGCACATATGACTTATGCACTTTGGGCTGATGGTGCTCATAAATTACATGTTGTTTACCTGTTTTTCAGCCTAGAAAGAGGGAGCTTTCATTCCTTCAGCCTGGAATGGCcagaggaggggaaagaaaacTTTTGGAAGACAGGGATTCCTTCCTGGGAAGAGCTGTAGCCACACTGGACGGGCCCCTCCCTGTGGCCCTCCCAGCCTCCATGTGGACAGCAGATGGGGCAGAGGTCTGTGAATGACTAGGAGCTGCAGGGGACcaactctcttaaaaaaaatcaccaacctggccaggcatggtggctcacacttgtaatccctgcagcactttgggaggctgaggccggcagatcatgaggtcaggtgttcgagaccagcctggctaacatggagaaaccccgtctctactaaaaatacaaaaatgagctgggtgtggtggcaggtgcctgtaatcccagctactcaggaggctgaggcaggagaatcgcttgaacccaggaggcagaggttgcagtgaattgggatcctgccactgcactccagcctgggcgacagagtgagactccgtctcaaaaaaaaaaaaaaaaaagaaaaagaaaagaatagaaaaagaagccTAATTTCATCTCAGCCTAGAGTTTAACTTGGAAATAGCATAGTGGTTCTCAGGGTTCTCTAAAACAGGAGGTATCCACACTCGGGTTCAGGAAAGAAAGCCACCTCAGCCTGTGGGCGGatggcaggagagggagggaagggggaggctGCAGAAGGAACTTCCTGCATGAGAAAGGGCTCCCTTTGTGCCTGCTTGGAAAGCTCCTAGAACAAAACACATTCAAACGCTTATTTACAAGAAAAGGCAAGCAAGGCATGCCAGGCAGagctgttttccctttttttcttatatttttataggTGTGTTGTCCTGAAGCATAGAGGGATGGGTGCACAGTGGGTCTGCTTGATCAGATTGCTTTCCCCTGTAGCAGGAAAGCAGGTCCCTGTGTGGGGTCTGCGTGTTTCTGTGCATCTCCGTGTGTGTATTTCCCTGTGTCTATGTGCAGCCCTCTGCATGTGACTTTGTTTCTCTGGTTTGATGCCCTTACGTGCTTAGATctgcttcctctcctttctcctccatcACTGCTCTGTGAACCCTGGGCCCTGACAGATTCGGCCACTCCCGCAACTTCTGAAAATTCTCCTTCCCTGGAGTCCGGCCCCACCTGGGAGGAGACTGCtacctctcctttctttctcccttctccaaaATGGGGCTGATGAAGAGGGAGGGGCCAAGGGGAGGTGATGGGCAGAGGAGAGAGCATCGCTCTGGTTCTCCAGTCTGGTGACATATTACTCTACACCCTTGAGTGGCAACAGTCCCTGGGGGTAAATCAGGGCTGTCATACATTGAGGAGAGCAAAAGCTAGAAAGGGCTTCCCAGGTACAGTGGTTTCCGGCCCCAGAACCAGCTCACTTCCAGGGGTGAACGTGCGATGAGTGCCCTCTGGTGGTCCTGAGGTGTCCTGGTGCAGAGGGAGAGGTCCTGAGTCTGGGAGAGACCACAGGAAACTGGCGGCAGTCACAGGAGCTCTCAGCTCCCAGGAACATTCACACCCAGGCCTCCTTCCCATGTGGCACTGAAGCTGGgtgactttgatttttaaaacattaaatctcttttcaatTCCCATCCACCAAGTTTAGCAAGTTTTCTGAGCACCGTTTAAACATGGTACTGGagctaggtgcagtggtgcatgcctgtagtcccagctactcaggaggctgaggcaggaggatggcctgagcccaggagttcaaggttgcagtgagctatgatctcaccactgcattccagcctgggcaacagagtgaggccctgtctcaaaaaaaatcaataagtaaaataaaataaaataaaataaagtggtaCTGGGCTTTACAGAACAAATACCAATCTGTGCCAGAGAAATAAGGACCCCCACTGTACAGGAAACGGAGGCACATACAATGGATTtgccaaggtcacaaagctaggcTGCAGAGGGTGAGGGGTCTGGGATTCTGGCCCAGCCTCTCCATCCAGCTTCCAAAGTACCAGAGCTCCTGCCAGGACCTGCAGGGACTAGAGTGGAGAGGTGAGGGGCTCAGATGCAGGGCTCACAGACCACCTGCCTCTCTCGCTGACCCACCGCTTGGTGCCAGCCTCCCTGAGGGCCTGTCCCCATCCCTTCTCAGCCTtgcttcctcctgcctctgtgcctTTCAAACACCGAGCCCTCACTCCCTCCTTGATCTCATTTCCAATGGAGGGCAGGCTGTCCATCCCCGAGGGCCCCAAGGCCTAGCTCTGGCGTCTGTTCCTTGCAGCCTCCTCGCCCTGCCGCCATCCAAGCTGAGGGCCTCCCCTGGGGTCTCTCTCTGCTCCCCATCCTTGTTCTCCTTCTGCCCCCATTCCCATCCCTGCAGAGTTTATTCCAGTTGTTCGCTTACTGGCTTTTCTCCTCCAGTACGGCTCTCTGAGCTACCTGAGGTGAGATCATTtactctttaaaaagtaaataacttctgattataaaagtaatctagccgggcgcggtggctcaagcctgtaatcccagcactttgggaggccgagacgggcggatcacgaggtcaggagattgagaccatcctggcaaacacggtgaaaccccgtctctactaaaaatacaaaaaaaactagctgggcgaggtggcggcgcctgtagtcccagctactcgggaggctgaggcaggagaatggcgtgaacccgggaggcggagcttgcagtgagctgagatccggccactgcactccagcctgggtgacagagcgagactccgtctcaaaaaaaaaaaaaaaaaaaaaaaaaagtaatctatgggccaggcgtggtgactcacgcctataatcccagcactttgggaggccgaggcgggtggatcatctgaggtcaggagtttgaaatcagtctggccaacatggtgaaaccccaggctgccgcactccagccaggttgacagagtgagactctgtgcctaaaaaagaaaaaaaaaaaaaggtacatataTAGTTGGCGTTATATCATTTTGGCTTATAGCTCCATCATTTTCCCAGGCTCAGATACCTGCTCTTTTCCCCCAAGTGAAGTCAGGATCCAAATAGCTTTGCCTCCTGCTATTTAAAAACCTAATAtagaccaggagcagtggctcacgcctgtaatctcagcactttgggaggccgaggcgggcggatcacgaggtcaggagatcaagaccatcctggctaac from Rhinopithecus roxellana isolate Shanxi Qingling chromosome 12, ASM756505v1, whole genome shotgun sequence encodes:
- the HES3 gene encoding transcription factor HES-3 translates to MEKKRRARINVSLEQLKSLLEKHYSHQIRKRKLEKADILELSVKYMRSLQNSLQGLWPVPSGAEHPSGFRSCLPGVSQLLRRGDEVGGGLLYPLVSEPAAGSTMDSAGLGQEAPAPCGPCTPAVWAPAPAASGPRSPPPPLLLPGGLPGSSASVPPPQPASSRCAESPGLGLRVWRPW